A part of Bombus huntii isolate Logan2020A chromosome 16, iyBomHunt1.1, whole genome shotgun sequence genomic DNA contains:
- the LOC126874396 gene encoding m7GpppX diphosphatase, which produces MAEISSNTSADECTPTKKIKIETENECKNVTSIHDVEFCSSTFNIKKVLQNNCTRKQICIEGAFKGYEGSAIILLEKQNFSDDEAALKELFNKDTVLHKLYNNNIYGNYECYPLKKYNGINATIIHPATAKHIEKFRRKDLHIIDETYELYQKITLPYIESSSFSIEWVYNILEHKAEQDKIVYEDKDEKTGFIIVNDLKWDGQTNTLKCIALPFQKIQCIRDLNASHLPLLKNIKEAGTAAIAEKFNVPASQLRIYLHYQPSYYYLHVHFAYLMFEAPGIYVEKAHLLSTIIRNIELMSDYYTKAVLSYVVAEGDPLYTKFVKEGVINEVSKSKTTED; this is translated from the exons ATGGCTGAGATATCTTCTAATACCAGTGCGGATGAATGTACTCCaacgaaaaaaattaaaatagaaacagAAAATGAATGCAAAAATGTCACTAGTATACATGACGTAGAATTCTGCTCATCtacatttaatataaaaaaagtttTGCAAAATAATTGCACAAGGAAACAGATATGTATAGAGGGTGCTTTTAAAGGATATGAAGGTTCGGCGATTATTTTATTggagaaacaaaatttttcgGATGATGAAGCAGCtttgaaagaattatttaacAAAGACACAGTTTTACACAAactttataacaataatatttatggGAATTATGAGTGTTATcctcttaaaaaatataatg GTATAAATGCGACGATAATACATCCTGCAACGGCAAAACATATCGAAAAATTTCGGAGGAAAGATCTTCATATCATAGATGAAACTTATGAACTATATCAAAAAATTACTCTTCCATATATAGAGTCAAGCAGTTTTTCTATAGAA tgGGTGTATAATATTTTGGAACATAAGGCAGAACaagataaaattgtatatGAAGATAAAGATGAGAAGACTGGGTTTATAATAGTAAATGATTTGAAATGGGATGGGCAAACAAATACATTAAAATGTATAGCACTTCCGTTTCAAAAGATTCAATGTATTAGAGATTTGAATGCATCTCATCTTCCTCTACtaaagaatataaaagaagCTGGAACTGCTGCAATTGCTGAAAAGTTTAATGTACCTGCTTCTCAActtagaatatatttacattatcaaCCATCCTATTATTATCTCCATGTTCATTTTGCATATCTCATGTTTGAAGCTCCAG gtatatATGTGGAGAAAGCACATCTTCTATCTACAATTATAAGAAACATTGAATTAATGTCAGATTATTATACAAAGGCTGTACTGTCATATGTTGTTGCTGAAGGAGATCCTTTGTACACTAAATTTGTAAAAGAAGGAGTTATAAATGAAGTATCTAAATCTAAAACTACAGAAGATTGA